Genomic segment of Flavobacteriales bacterium:
TACTCTAGAAATTCATACGGATGCTGTTGAACCCGGACAAAAAATATTAGTTATTGACGATCTGCTTGCAACTGGAGGTACATCTTTAGCAGCAGCAGAATTAATTACAAACAATGGCGGCAAAATTGAGGAAATTGCATTTGTAATAGAACTCCCTGAAATAGGCGGTAGAAAGAAGCTAGAGCAAAAAGGATTCAAGACGTACAGCATTGTAGAATTTGAAGGAGAATAAAAATGAAGACTGTAATAGTAATGGCCAGTTCACGAAGTACTGGTGAAACAAGAAAGCTTGTAGACTTTATAGCCTCTGAAGGGGACATTGACGTGATAGACCTTACCGGTAAAAACATCGCTTATTTCGATTACGATTATAAAAACGCAAATGATGACTTTATTCCAATTTGCGAGAAAATAGCCAACGAGTATGATCATATCATATTCGCAACACCTGTGTATTGGTATACAATGTCGGCACCTATGAAAACATTTTTCGATCGACTTTACGATCTGTTCACAACACATAAAGATGTGGGACGGAAATGGAAAGGAAAAACAATGTCGGTACTTAGTTGTGGAGAAGATAAATTTGTTGTGGATGGGTTTCTAATGCCTTTTACTGAAACAGCTAAATACATGACAATGGATTATTGCACAGAAGT
This window contains:
- a CDS encoding NAD(P)H-dependent oxidoreductase, which produces MKTVIVMASSRSTGETRKLVDFIASEGDIDVIDLTGKNIAYFDYDYKNANDDFIPICEKIANEYDHIIFATPVYWYTMSAPMKTFFDRLYDLFTTHKDVGRKWKGKTMSVLSCGEDKFVVDGFLMPFTETAKYMTMDYCTEVHGWIEKNKLSDKVKDDLRNFINRIENFKA